One window of Centropristis striata isolate RG_2023a ecotype Rhode Island chromosome 23, C.striata_1.0, whole genome shotgun sequence genomic DNA carries:
- the flt1 gene encoding vascular endothelial growth factor receptor 1 isoform X2: MMNLILFCLLCGLYGVLAKDKDQKGKYSIPILDVKARQLVYDTNQTLLLSCRGRWELTWAFPSGLARDQVQVKESRCGRTSQQYCSSVTVSSTQAQHTGLFRCRYQHRTRKQTSIYVYVTDSQRPFVEHPGTSPDVLYMKEKQPLVIPCRVTHPNITTTLVKFPSDSLRPDQRNIVWNSKQGFTIRTPTFYYIGLFYCQTTTDGITHKSRIYFVHRLVSNILEVYLNSSDPAQALRGEMLVLNCTATAELNTRVNITWDYPGKINNTGSISKRLLKHRTHMLFYNILTIPMLQRSDRGLYTCRVTSGEKTKQKKVTVNVYDRPFIRLKPRHGSVMEAQAGQKSYRISPKLRAFPAPEVIWLKDGKVAAEQCSRYHMDGSSLVIRDVAEEDAGKYTVLVRIQEHGLYQNLTLTLVVNVSPQIGEKAVSLQDPGSVPRGSRQALHCTSHGVPPPHIQWLWHLCPSKGLPAAPRA; the protein is encoded by the exons ATGATGAATTTGATCCTCTTCTGTCTGCTATGTGGATTGTATGGTGTTCTTGCAAAAG ACAAAGATCAGAAGGGGAAGTACAGCATCCCAATTCTGGATGTGAAAGCCCGGCAGCTGGTCTATGACACCAACCAGACACTACTGCTCAGCTGCAG GGGTCGCTGGGAGCTGACATGGGCGTTCCCATCAGGTTTGGCCAGAGATCAGGTGCAGGTGAAGGAGTCTCGCTGCGGGAGGACGAGCCAGCAGTACTGCAGCAGCGTGACGGTCAGCAGCACCCAGGCCCAGCACACTGGCCTCTTCCGCTGCAGATACCAGCACCGAACACGAAAACAGACCTCCATCTATGTATATGTCACAG ACAGCCAGCGGCCATTTGTGGAACATCCGGGTACGAGCCCAGATGTGTTGTACATGAAGGAGAAGCAGCCGCTGGTGATCCCCTGCCGGGTCACCCACCCCAACATCACCACCACGCTGGTCAAG TTCCCCAGCGACAGCCTGAGACCAGACCAGAGGAACATAGTTTGGAACAGCAAGCAAGGCTTCACCATCCGAACTCCCACCTTCTATTACATTGGCCTCTTCTACTGCCAGACGACCACTGACGGCATCACACACAAGTCACGTATATACTTTGTACACAGATTAG TAAGCAACATCCTGGAGGTGTATCTGAACAGCAGTGATCCTGCGCAGGCCCTGAGGGGAGAGATGTTGGTCTTGAACTGCACGGCCACCGCGGAGCTGAACACCAGAGTCAACATCACCTGGGACTACCCTGGAAAG ATTAACAACACCGGCTCCATTTCCAAGAGGCTCCtgaaacacagaacacacatgtTGTTCTACAATATTCTGACCATCCCGATGCTCCAGCGTTCAGACCGAGGTCTCTACACATGCCGTGTGACCAgcggggaaaaaacaaaacaaaagaaagtgaCTGTTAACGTGTATG ACCGACCGTTTATCCGCCTGAAGCCCAGACATGGATCTGTGATGGAGGCACAGGCAGGACAGAAATCTTACAGAATCTCTCCCAAACTACGAGCGTTCCCTGCCCCTGAAGTCATCTG GTTAAAGGATGGCAAGGTGGCGGCAGAGCAGTGCTCCAGATATCACATGGATGGGAGTTCCCTGGTGATCCGGGATGTAGCAGAGGAGGATGCTGGGAAATACACCGTCCTGGTACGAATCCAGGAACATGGACTCTACCAGAATCTCACGCTCACTCTTGTGGTCAATG TGAGTCCTCAGATAGGGGAGAAAGCGGTGTCGTTGCAGGACCCGGGCTCGGTGCCGCGGGGGAGCAGACAAGCTCTTCACTGCACGTCCCACGGAGTCCCTCCTCCTCACATCCAGTGGCTCTGGCACCTCTGCCCCTCCAAAGGCCT CCCGGCTGCACCACGAGCCTGA
- the LOC131961891 gene encoding suppressor of tumorigenicity 14 protein homolog: MRTLPKSKTCEVYCVSGHGHSGCSAAQGEGELKEPTQSLSPPTKPEDQAEKKVEGGRAAVCGSWRRWILGLLPFFPFATAIALTLHFLTSPPSSVFFLGGSVEFSNLSFSSELTNSTSPQFRLQAQALNHYFSELYESSPWSSYYLRSGITAFSEGAEGLNVFYWSKFSAPDDVAEAIRGSSPERLQRKLPGSNKVLRDSRNEQRYYMEQDDDMLHLLGLDPDDFESEEKSDKSKNPNSIQSGKWQLGFQAMSFDLYAKYGSNRTLSLVSPKKPYYQWRLRVPSGHVVRLVVLTLHGATPGSCTAHKLSAYDFLLPLQNKIIARWCGLPISGSSPVMKLTSSGNVMLVTFSFSRQRDGAIFKAYFQAIPKAGCGGSISSWNGSITSPYYPSYYPPNIDCTWTLRAPLPGYLISITIVTMDIQDSSSDGCEKDWLDIGGVKLCNPVSDSSKRRVYTFPLSLHFHSDESITHKGFYLLYRAFSPEGTCPRQFRCGDGRCIPLRKVCDGVKDCSDGRDEVKCSSCRPGEVLCGNGQCKPQSSQCVSQSTCADSSEEGTCGGKCHHVCPNKVCLPKSSVCDGVIDCKDRSDELNCTRAYLKGCSSSSYKCANGKCVSKVNPECDGVKDCFDGSDELRCGCGTRPRKRTKIVGGSDAGTGSWPWQVSLQMDRYGHVCGATLVGSRWLISAAHCFQDSDAIKYSDARAWRAHMGMRVMTGNNGAATRPIRRILLHPQYDQFTSDYDIALLELSAPVFFNDLVQPVCVPAPSHTFTTGTNCYVTGWGVLMEDGELASRLQEASVKIINRNTCNKLYDEAVTPRMLCAGNLQGGVDACQGDSGGPLVCLERGRRWFLAGIVSWGEGCARQNRPGVYTQVVKFTDWIHQQTKGQV, encoded by the exons ATGAGGACTCTCCCCAAAAGCAAAACTTGCGAGGTGTACTGCGTCTCCGGGCATGGACACTCAGGCTGCTCCGCTGCACAG GGAGAGGGGGAGTTGAAGGAGCCCACCCAGTCACTGAGCCCCCCCACGAAGCCTGAGGATCAGGCGGAGAAGAAGGTGGAGGGGGGGCGAGCTGCAGTCTGTGGCTCCTGGAGGAGATGGATATTAGGTCTCCTGCCTTTCTTTCCCTTTGCTACTGCCATTGCACTGACTCTCCACTTCTTAACAT CTCCACCCTCCTCAGTGTTCTTCCTCGGTGGCAGCGTGGAGTTCTCAAACCTGAGCTTCTCCTCAGAGCTGACTAACTCCACCTCCCCTCAGTTCCGCCTGCAGGCTCAGGCTTTGAACCATTAT TTCTCAGAACTCTACGAGTCCTCGCCATGGAGCTCTTACTACCTGCGCTCAGGAATTACTGCCTTCAG TGAAGGAGCAGAAGGGCTGAATGTCTTCTACTGGAGTAAATTCTCCGCCCCTGACGATGTTGCAGAGGCCATCCGGGGGTCCAGCCCAGAAAGGCTGCAGCGCAAGCTTCCTGGCAGCAACAAGGTGCTGCGGGACAGCCGCAACGAGCAGCGCTATTACATGGAGCAAGATGACGACATGCTCCACCTGCTGG gttTGGACCCTGATGACTTTGAATCAGAAGAAAAATCAGACAAAAGTAAGAATCCGAACAGCATCCAGAGTGGGAAGTGGCAGCTTGGATTCCAAG CGATGTCCTTTGACCTCTATGCCAAATATGGCAGCAACCGCACCCTGAGCCTCGTGAGTCCCAAGAAACCGTACTACCAGTGGCGTCTGCGCGTGCCCTCGGGTCATGTGGTTCGACTGGTGGTCCTCACCCTGCACGGCGCCACGCCGGGAAGCTGCACCGCCCACAAACTCTCGGCCTACGACTTCTTACTCCCATTACAGAACAAGATAATCGCAAG GTGGTGTGGGCTGCCTATTTCGGGTTCGTCCCCTGTCATGAAGCTGACCTCCTCTGGTAATGTGATGTTGGTCACCTTCTCGTTCAGCAGACAGAGGGATGGAGCAATCTTCAAAGCTTACTTCCAAGCCATCCCAAAAGCAG GTTGTGGAGGGTCAATTTCCTCCTGGAACGGCTCTATAACCTCCCCCTACTACCCCTCCTATTACCCTCCTAACATAGACTGCACCTGGACGCTACGG GCGCCGTTGCCGGGATACCTGATCTCCATCACGATTGTGACAATGGACATTCAGGATTCGTCATCAGACGGATGTGAGAAAGACTGGCTGGACATCGGAGGGGTCAA ACTGTGTAATCCTGTGTCAGACAGCAGCAAAAGGCGAGTCTACACCTTTCCTCTCTCCCTACATTTCCATTCGGATGAATCTATCACTCACAAGGGTTTCTACTTGCTCTACCGAGCCTTCTCTCCAGAGGGCA CCTGTCCTCGCCAGTTTCGCTGTGGAGATGGACGCTGTATCCCTCTGAGGAAGGTGTGTGATGGCGTGAAGGACTGCTCAGATGGACGGGACGAGGTTAAATGCT CATCCTGCAGGCCAGGTGAAGTGCTGTGTGGGAACGGCCAGTGTAAGCCTCAAAGCTCTCAGTGTGTGAGCCAGAGCACCTGTGCAGACAGCAGTGAGGAGGGCACCTGTG gagGTAAATGTCACCACGTGTGTCCCAACAAGGTCTGTTTGCCAAAGTCTTCAGTGTGTGATGGTGTTATTGACTGCAAAGACCGTAGCGATGAACTCAACTGTACCAGAGCGT ACCTTAAAGGCTGTTCCTCATCCTCATACAAATGTGCCAATGGAAAGTGTGTAAGTAAGGTTAACCCTGAGTGTGACGGAGTCAAAGACTGCTTTGACGGCTCTGATGAACTGCGCTGTG GCTGTGGCACCAGGCCCAGGAAGCGTACTAAGATAGTGGGTGGCTCTGATGCTGGGACGGGGTCGTGGCCGTGGCAGGTCAGCCTCCAGATGGATCGATACGGACATGTCTGTGGAGCCACGCTGGTCGGCAGCCGCTGGCTCATCTCTGCAGCTCACTGCTTCCAAGACTCAGATGCCATTAA ATACTCAGATGCCCGTGCATGGCGGGCCCACATGGGAATGCGTGTGATGACAGGAAACAACGGTGCAGCTACCAGGCCGATCCGCCGCATCCTCCTCCACCCACAGTACGACCAGTTCACCTCCGACTACGACATCGCCCTTCTCGAACTCAGCGCTCCTGTGTTCTTCAATGACTTGGTGCAGCCCGTGTGCGTCCCCGCGCCCTCACACACCTTCACAACAGGGACAAACTGCTACGTCACAGGCTGGGGGGTCCTCATGGAGGACG gtgAACTGGCCTCTCGTTTGCAAGAGGCCTCAGTGAAGATCATCAACAGGAACACTTGTAACAAGCTGTATGACGAGGCGGTCACTCCCAGGATGCTGTGTGCTGGAAACCTGCAGGGAGGGGTGGACGCCTGCCAG GGTGACTCAGGAGGTCCGTTGGTGTGTCTGGAGCGAGGCAGGCGGTGGTTCCTGGCGGGCATCGTGAGCTGGGGTGAGGGCTGTGCAAGGCAGAACCGTCCTGGTGTCTACACGCAGGTGGTCAAGTTCACTGACTGGATCCATCAGCAGACTAAAGGACAGGTGTGA